One Streptomyces sp. RPA4-2 genomic window carries:
- a CDS encoding IS256 family transposase, whose product MNGEGSTQSGSLIDEIVREGARRMLAAALEAEVNQYIAELTAETDERGHRLVVRNGRHRPRTVATAAGAIEVTAPRVNDRRIDASTGERKRFSSKILTPWCRKSPKVSEVLPLLYLHGLSSGDFAPALEQFLGSAAGLSPATVTRLTKQWGEDHAAFQDRDLSDRDFVYVWADGVHPKVRLGQAHSCVLVLLGVRVDGTKELIALAEGLPESTESWADLLRDCRRRSMRDPELVVGDGAMGLWKALVEVFPAARQQRYWVHKARNVTNCLPKSAQPGATKAMQEICNAEDRAHAEKAIEVFVKTYGAKWPKAVAKITDDAEELLAVYDFPAEHWIHLRTTNPVESTFSTVKLRTKGTRGAGSPAAALTMVFKLVESAQARWRAITGAHLVPLVRAGARFKNGVLVEREEAGAA is encoded by the coding sequence GATCGACGAGATCGTGCGCGAGGGCGCCCGGCGGATGCTCGCCGCCGCGCTGGAGGCGGAAGTCAACCAGTACATAGCCGAGTTGACGGCTGAGACCGATGAGCGGGGGCATCGTCTGGTGGTCCGCAACGGTCGCCATCGGCCACGGACCGTGGCCACGGCAGCCGGGGCCATCGAGGTCACCGCGCCCCGGGTGAACGACCGCCGCATCGACGCGTCCACCGGCGAGCGCAAGCGGTTCTCCTCGAAGATCCTGACGCCGTGGTGCCGCAAGTCGCCCAAAGTCAGCGAGGTGCTGCCGCTGCTCTACCTGCACGGACTGTCGTCCGGGGACTTCGCGCCCGCGCTGGAGCAGTTCCTCGGCTCGGCCGCCGGGCTGTCACCGGCCACCGTGACCCGGCTGACGAAGCAGTGGGGCGAGGACCATGCCGCCTTCCAGGATCGAGACCTGTCCGACCGGGATTTCGTCTACGTGTGGGCCGACGGAGTGCACCCGAAGGTCCGCCTCGGGCAGGCGCACTCCTGCGTCCTGGTCCTGCTCGGCGTCCGCGTCGACGGCACGAAAGAGCTGATCGCGCTCGCGGAGGGGCTGCCCGAATCGACCGAGTCGTGGGCCGACCTGCTGCGCGACTGCCGCCGACGCAGCATGCGCGATCCCGAGCTGGTCGTCGGTGACGGTGCGATGGGCTTGTGGAAGGCGCTGGTGGAGGTGTTCCCGGCCGCACGGCAGCAAAGGTACTGGGTTCACAAGGCCCGAAATGTCACGAACTGCCTGCCGAAGTCGGCACAGCCGGGCGCGACGAAGGCGATGCAGGAGATCTGCAACGCGGAGGACAGGGCCCATGCCGAGAAGGCGATCGAGGTGTTCGTGAAGACCTACGGCGCCAAGTGGCCCAAGGCCGTCGCGAAGATCACCGACGACGCCGAGGAATTGCTCGCCGTCTACGATTTCCCGGCGGAGCACTGGATCCACCTGCGCACCACGAACCCTGTTGAGTCGACGTTCTCCACGGTCAAGCTCCGCACGAAGGGCACCCGCGGTGCCGGTAGCCCGGCTGCGGCCCTGACGATGGTGTTCAAGCTCGTCGAGTCCGCCCAGGCCCGCTGGCGGGCGATCACCGGCGCCCACCTGGTGCCCCTGGTCCGGGCTGGAGCTCGATTCAAGAACGGCGTCCTGGTCGAGCGGGAGGAGGCCGGAGCGGCATGA